Within Coregonus clupeaformis isolate EN_2021a chromosome 20, ASM2061545v1, whole genome shotgun sequence, the genomic segment tctactggttttaatgtctatggaTAGAACAGCACAATATGTACTGCAAGTATTTTTCCCATGCTGCCGGAcgctcctctcctccatttcatcaacaaaacaacaacaaattctCCGAGCaaacagtggcgctgtttccccaAATGCAGATTCAATCTTTAATAAACCAAATATAAAATGACAAACCTACGTCTGACAAATACCTGACATAGATAGGTGTTCTCACACCATGCTCTATCATCTGGACCAGCTAGAGGGTTCTGGGGTACAGTAGGGGGTCAGAGGTTACAGAGGTTGACTCACCATGCTCTGTAGTCTTTGGGCCAGCTGGTATTCCAGagtgtctctgctctctctgggtTTAGAACGATCCACCACCCTGGGACGGTTATACACTGCCTGATCTGGAGGGGAAGAGTGGAGAGAACAGACAAGGTAGATCAGACAAATCAGAAAAATGAGCATAACCAAGAAAGATCAAGactgagaaaaagagagagaaaatcagACTAGTAGTGAGTCCTAGTTACCACAGTTGAAGTTGATGCCCCCTATCAGCTCCAGGTAGGTGTGTATTCTGCCGATACAGTTGACATCTCCACAGTTCTTCAGACCAGGACGCACTGACGTCTTGTTCAAGTACCTGGGCTTACTCTTCAACCTGAGACAAACATACACAAAAAGCATGTTGAAAGTGAAACCTTGATGTCTCTgattggttgtggttgtgtgtattttgtatttgtatttattatagatccccattagctgctgccttggcagcagctactctcctggggtccagtgtgtgtatgcgtTTACCATTGGTCCAGCATGTAGTTCCTGATCCTCAGGTATCTCTCTGGGGTTTTGGATGGCCGTCCCTCAAAGAATTCTGGGATAGCttgtttctcctcctctgtgatgGTTGCCAGGTCCAGCTCCACTTCCTGCTCGGGGGCTGTaagctcctcctcttcctcttcagacTCCTCCCCTTGTTCCTCCCCTGCTTCTTGCCACCCAGacccccctgtctcctctccagaCTCCCTCAGGGGCTCAGCAGTTCCCCCCTCACACTGTCCACTGGGGGCCTGCTCTGCTGGGCAGGGGGCTGTGAGGGGAGATGGAGGGCTACAGTTAGGTTGCTCCTGATCAGTCTCTCCCAGCCTGGGGTGTGTCTGGTTGGGTTGCACCTGGTGGGTCTCTCCATGGTTGTCCAGCTCCTCTGGCGCTCCAGGCTCACGTGTCTCAGTCCtaactcctgcctggaggtccTCGCCAATCCCCTCAATCCTTCTTTCTCCTCCATTTCCTTCTCCACTCCCACCCTCATCGCTGAAGTCGTCAGTGatgtccacctcctcctcctcttcgtccCCCAGTCTCTCTATCCGGACAGCGTTAGTCAGAGCTGACAGGTGGGTGGGGACAGACAGGCCAGAGGTGGACACTGTTGACCCTGTCTCTGTGACCTGGCCTAAAACCACCGGGGCTGTAGGGGTCGCCACTGCAATAGCATTGCCCTCTGATTTAGCCTGTAGgcagagaggacagggagagtgATATggtgagagaggacagagaccGTAGGATCTCTCAAATATATCCTGGTTGGCTGAGCTCGAAGAGATGTCGTCTAGAGGACAGTGTTACCTTGTGTTTGAAGTACTGTCTGGCGTAGCTCTTCACCTGTAGAACGGTCCGACTGCCTACCAGCTTGGAGATCTTAGTCCACCTACGGCCAAACTGAGCCTGGGGGTATAAAAAGTAGGGTGTCATCTgagatcagagaggagaggagaggagaggagaggagaggagaggagaggagaggagaggagaggagaggagaggagaggagaggagaggagaggagaggagaggagaggagaggagaggagaggagagggtcatACCAGTCCTGTCTCAAACAGCTCCTTCTCCTGCTGAGACCAGCGAGTGGCTGTAGAGGAGCCTGAACCTGAAGGCTTGGCAGGAGACCTTGGTGAAAACACAGCAGTAACAGTATTATGTCAgaggcaacaacacatcagagGGGTGGGAAGTGAACATTTTCACAAGAGGTTTAGATCAACACAAGGACAAATGGGACGACTGACTCACTTCTTCACTTTGGGTTTAGGCTTGCAGTTAGGTGAGTTGGCCCACACACTCTTGGGCAGCTCTTTACCTGTCAAATAATACCTAGAGAAGTGCTTAAGGACTAGAACAATCTTATATCAagaaagacagacaaacaaacacatcAAAATCTATCCCAGGGGTGTGTGTACGGTCTTTGAGAAGGATACTGTTCTTCCAGCAGCATGTTCTCGAtcacctctctgttctctgcacTGATAGAGCTGTCTAGTTCCCACGGCtataggggaaagagagagtcaaCACACACATGAAGACCAACACACAGTACCCACCTAACTTCCATCGTGCCATATTGATTTGGTAGCAACACTTCTTACCAAGACCCCAGTATTGGTCTTCCATGCTGACTGCAGGTACTGGTCCTGGAGTAGCGCTGCTCCGTCACCAAAGCCCCTGACATAGAAGTGATATAGCTATTATGCATCTCTCACTCCAGCAGGAATGTGATaatgctgtacacaccttttctattcagatactgtccatacacaccattatatacagtCATGTGAAAAagtaagtacaccccctggaaagTGGTCTTTTTTTTAAACCTATTTGGACACATGGATATTTGAGCTAAATTCCCACCACATTCATTAATAAAGATAACCCAATttaacaaataaaaaaattaaaatataatGCAAATGTTATGCAATTAAATTAAACAAAAATGACTCTTCCTTATGCAGAGAAAGTTAGTACACCCCTACCTTTACCATCACATAAAATGGCTAAAATTAGAATCAGGTGCATCAAAACAGGTGCAAATGATTAGAAAATCATTAGAGAAAACCTTAGGAGGCTCCAGCCTTCCATATGGGTGTGTGGTAACACATCATGCCAAGATCAAAATACCTACCTGAGGCCCTCAGAAGAAAGATTATTGATGCCCATGAGTCTGGGAGGGGTTACAAATCAATTTCCAAGTAATCCGAAGTACATCATTCCACTGTCCAACGGCTCGTCTACAAATGGAGATAATTACAGACCACTGGCAATCTACCTAGGACAGGTCGTCCCACCAAATTCAGCCCAAGAGCTGACTGAAAGATGCTCATAGAAGTCTCTAAGAACCCCAGAGTAACATCAAGGGATCTACAGGCCTCTCTTGCCACAATCAATGTCGAAGTGCATGAGTAAACTGTCAGAAAGAGACTGCACAAACTTGGCCTACATGGGAGGTCAGgaaggaagaagcctctgcttTCAAAAAAGAATATCAAGACACAACTGACGTTTGCCAGACAACACCTGGGTAGAGACCAAAACTACTGGAACAATGTGctctggacagatgagtcaaaggTGGAGTTGTTTGGCCTCAATGCCAGACGCCATGTTTGGCGAAAACGAAACACTGCCTTTGAACagaagaacctcataccaaccgtaaagcatggaggcggTGGCATTATggtttggggctgctttgctgcctcagggcctGGCCAACTTGCCATCATTGAGTCAACCATGAATTATATATTGTACCATATAAATCTTGAGGAGAATGTGAGGCCATCTGTCAAAAAGCTGAAGCTGAACCGAACATGGATcttgcaacaggacaatgatccaaaacacaaaaGCAAAGCTACAACAGAATGGCTCAAAAATAAGAAATGGAGGGTTATGGAATGGCagagtcaaagcccagatctcaatcctatCGAAATGCTGTGGGGGGACTTGAAGCGGGCCGTGCATGCAAGAAAGCCCTCGAACATGACACAGTTGAAGCAGTACTGTAAAGAAGAGTGGGCAAAAATTCCTCCCAGTCGATGTAAGAGACTGATATACAGTTACAAGAAACGTCTACATTAAGTTCTTTCAGCCAAAGGGGGCAACACAAGCTATTGAAGCTAGGGGTGTACTTATTTTTTCCGCACTATGGAATTGTATTTCTGTTGATTTATGATGAATAAATGATTGCAAAGTATAATCGTTCAGTGTCATTTGTTAAATCAGGTTACCTTTATCTGTCAATAGTGTTGAAGTGAAGATTACATATTCAGCTGTCCAAAtatgtatataaaaaaagaaaaagacaaCTTTCCAGAGGGTGTACTTACTTCTTCAcatgactgtatatatataaactaccagtcaaaagtttggacacacctactcattcaagggtttttctttatttgtaaacatttttacattgtagaataatagtgaagatatcaaaactatgaaataacacatacggaatcatgtagtaaccaaaaaagtgttaaacaaatcaaaatatattttatatttgatattcttcaaatagccaccctttgccttgatgacaactttgcacaatattggcattctctcaaccagcttaatgatgtagtcacctggaatgcatttcaattaacaggtgtgccttcttaaaagttaatttgtggaatttctttccttcttaatgcgtttgagccaatcagttgtattgtgacaaggtagggttggtatacagaagatagccctatttggtaaaataccaagtccattctatggcaagaacagctcaaataagtaaagagaaacgacagaccatcattactttaagacatgaaggtcagtcaatacggaaagtttcaataactttgaaagttccttcaagtgcagtcgcaaaaaccatcaagcgctacgatgaaactggctctcatgaggaccgccacaggaatggaagacccagagttacctctgctgcagagcataggttcattagagctaccagcctcagaaattgcagcccaaataaatgcttcacagagttcaagtaacagacacatctcaacatcaattgttcagaggagactgtgtgaatcaggccatggtcaaattgctgcaaagaaaccactactaaaggacaccaataagaagaagagacctgcttgagccaagaaacacgagcaatggacattagaccggtggaaatgtgtcctttggtctggagtccaaattggagatttgttgttcaaaccgccgtgtctttgtgagacgcggtgtgggtgaacggatgatctctgcatgtgtagttccccactgtaaagcatggaggaggtggtgttatggtgtaggggtgctttgctggtgacactgtctgtgatttatttagaattcaaggcacacttaaccagcattgctaccacagcattctgcagggatatgccatcccatctggtttgggcttagtgggactatcatttgtttttcaacaggacaatgacccaacacacctccaggctgtgtaagggctattttaccaagaaggagagtgatggagtgctgcattagatgacctggcctccacaatcccctgacctaaacccaattgagatggtttgggatgagtcggatggcagagtgaaggaaaagcagacaacaagtgctcagcatatgtggggactccttcaagactgttggtaaagcaatccaggtgaagctggttgagaaaatgccaagagtgtgcaaagctgtcatcaaggcaaagggtggctatttgaagaatctcaaatataaaatatattttgatttgtttaacacttttttggttactacatcattccatatgtgtcatttcatagttttgatgtcttcactattattctacaatgtaaaaaaaaaataaggaaaacccttgaatgagtaggtgtccaaacttttgactggtactgtatgtatgtatgtatgtatgtatgtatgtatgtatatatatggaCTCTggcattgctcgttctgatatttcttaatttatttCTTAAATTTTGGGGGAATTTGTGtgcattgttttgtattgttaggtattactgcactgttggatctagaaacataagcatttcgctgcacctgcgatgaCATCcgcaaaatatgtgtatgcgaccaataaaatgttatttgataaCAAGGACgacatttgtaagtcgctctggataagagcgtctgctaaatgatgtaaatgtaaatgtaatatatatgTACTGATGTATTgtatgcatgtacagtgagggaaaaaaagtatttgatctcctgctgattttgtacgtttgcccactgacaaagacatgatcagtctataattttaatggtaggtttatttgaacagtgagggacagaataacaacaaaaaaatccagaaaaacgcatgtcaaaaatgttataaattgatttgcattttaatgagggaaataagtatttgacccctctgcaaaacatgacttagtacttggtaggcaaaacccttgttggcaatcacagaggtcagacgtttcttgtagttggccaccaggtttgcacacatctcaggagggattttgtcccactcctctttgcagatcttctccaagtcattaaggtttcgaggctgacgtttggcaactcgaaccttcagctccctccacagattttctatgggattaaggtctggagactggctaggccactccaggaccttaatgtgcttcttcttgagccactccattgttgccttggccgtgtgttttgggtcattgtcatgctggaatactcatccacgacccattttcaatgccctggctgagggaaggaggttcttacccaagatttgacggtacacggccccgtccatcgtccctttgatgcggtgaagttgtcctgtccacttagcagaaaaacacccccaaagcataatgtttccacctccatgtttgatggtgggtatggtgttcttacggtcataggcagcattcctcctcctccaaacacggcgagttgagttgatgccaaagagctcgattttggtctcatctgaccacaacactttcacccagttctcctctgaatcattcagatgttcattggcaaacttcagacgggcctgtatatgtgctttattgagcagggggaccttgcgggcgatgcaggatttcagtccttcacggcgtagtgtgttaccaattgttttcttggtgactatggtcccagctgccttgagatcattgacaagatcctcccgtgtagttctgggctgattcctcaccgttctcatgatcattgcaactccacgaggtgagatcttgcatggagccccaggctgagggagattgacaggtcttttgtgtttcttctatttgcgaataatcgcaccaactgttgtcaccttctcaccaagctgcttggcgatggtcttgtagcccattccagccttgtgtaggtctacaatcttgtccctgacatcattggagagctctttggtcttggccatggtggagagtttggaatctgattgattgattgcttctgtggacaggtgtcttttatacaggtaacaagctgagattaggagcactccctttaagagtgtgctcctaatctcagctcg encodes:
- the LOC121533336 gene encoding histone H2A deubiquitinase MYSM1-like isoform X1; translated protein: MADELDVDIEGDEYDAKLGGFGDGAALLQDQYLQSAWKTNTGVLPWELDSSISAENREVIENMLLEEQYYLTGKELPKSVWANSPNCKPKPKVKKSPAKPSGSGSSTATRWSQQEKELFETGLAQFGRRWTKISKLVGSRTVLQVKSYARQYFKHKAKSEGNAIAVATPTAPVVLGQVTETGSTVSTSGLSVPTHLSALTNAVRIERLGDEEEEEVDITDDFSDEGGSGEGNGGERRIEGIGEDLQAGVRTETREPGAPEELDNHGETHQVQPNQTHPRLGETDQEQPNCSPPSPLTAPCPAEQAPSGQCEGGTAEPLRESGEETGGSGWQEAGEEQGEESEEEEEELTAPEQEVELDLATITEEEKQAIPEFFEGRPSKTPERYLRIRNYMLDQWLKSKPRYLNKTSVRPGLKNCGDVNCIGRIHTYLELIGGINFNCDQAVYNRPRVVDRSKPRESRDTLEYQLAQRLQSMRTRKRRVRDVWGNWRDAKDLEGQTYEHLSAEELALRREMRRPHKPCKVSRHRGLLDPFQLIPCREFGKERQEPFQVIVCAEALLIMDMHAHVSMGEVIGLLGGAYSEVDKVLKIVAAEPCNSVSTGLQCEMDPLSQTQACELLSSLGLAVVGWYHSHPTFHPNPSLRDIHTQDQFQSYFSRGGAPFIGMIVSPFDPANPSPRSQTTCLMVREDQGPGPQKLPYRFDYQCSQQQPDWSQLMRRAEWIIHKYKHAHGSVQMDRLFRRDSHLTCLEKMMSSLGRYLEPLLEEEGDPFLSQIHTLFLSHFVTEKPRDQDEGETSDSSEPINTHAFPFAQPINVRGTDDTGTQENWENESISPIDNIETPSIENTNSHTANQENLHPIQFGSVLLTGHDYLF
- the LOC121533336 gene encoding histone H2A deubiquitinase MYSM1-like isoform X2; the protein is MADELDVDIEGDEYDAKLGGFGDGAALLQDQYLQSAWKTNTGVLPWELDSSISAENREVIENMLLEEQYYLTGKELPKSVWANSPNCKPKPKVKKSPAKPSGSGSSTATRWSQQEKELFETGLAQFGRRWTKISKLVGSRTVLQVKSYARQYFKHKAKSEGNAIAVATPTAPVVLGQVTETGSTVSTSGLSVPTHLSALTNAVRIERLGDEEEEEVDITDDFSDEGGSGEGNGGERRIEGIGEDLQAGVRTETREPGAPEELDNHGETHQVQPNQTHPRLGETDQEQPNCSPPSPLTAPCPAEQAPSGQCEGGTAEPLRESGEETGGSGWQEAGEEQGEESEEEEEELTAPEQEVELDLATITEEEKQAIPEFFEGRPSKTPERYLRIRNYMLDQWLKSKPRYLNKTSVRPGLKNCGDVNCIGRIHTYLELIGGINFNCDQAVYNRPRVVDRSKPRESRDTLEYQLAQRLQSMRTRKRRVRDVWGNWRDAKDLEGQTYEHLSAEELALRREMRRPHKPCKVSRHRGLLDPFQLIPCREFGKERQEPFQVIVCAEALLIMDMHAHVSMGEVIGLLGGAYSEVDKVLKIVAAEPCNSVSTGLQCEMDPLSQTQACELLSSLGLAVVGWYHSHPTFHPNPSLRDIHTQDQFQTTCLMVREDQGPGPQKLPYRFDYQCSQQQPDWSQLMRRAEWIIHKYKHAHGSVQMDRLFRRDSHLTCLEKMMSSLGRYLEPLLEEEGDPFLSQIHTLFLSHFVTEKPRDQDEGETSDSSEPINTHAFPFAQPINVRGTDDTGTQENWENESISPIDNIETPSIENTNSHTANQENLHPIQFGSVLLTGHDYLF